The following are encoded together in the Triticum dicoccoides isolate Atlit2015 ecotype Zavitan chromosome 6B, WEW_v2.0, whole genome shotgun sequence genome:
- the LOC119324732 gene encoding uncharacterized protein LOC119324732 produces the protein MSDIPYPFGIGPDCFRQGFDLTCNHSTKHPRLFLGSSTIQVTDIDAYSGVVSTPIIYNLTTMSGTNTYDIMWKAPAKGEGPRPGDGSGSNYCTEAGAGTGDGSAVVLDQKLFGGWMISIAWTMRRSSSACEQRGRRRSRDWSTWEVE, from the exons ATGTCTGACATCCCCTATCCCTTCGGTATAGGGCCCGACTGCTTCCGTCAAGGCTTCGATCTCACCTGCAACCACTCCACCAAGCATCCCAGGCTCTTTTTAGGCAGCAGCACTATCCAGGTCACTGACATTGATGCATACTCCGGCGTAGTATCGACCCCTATAATCTACAACCTTACAACAATGTCAGGTACAAATACGTACGACATCATGTGGAAGGCCCCTGCTAAAG GAGAAGGACCACGCCCAGGAGATGGCAGCGGATCAAACTATTGCACCGAGGCTGGGGCTGGGACTGGTGATGGATCTGCAGTGGTGCTGGATCAGAAGTTGTTCGGTGGCTGGATGATCAGCATCGCCTGGACGATGAGGAGAAGCAGTAGCGCCTGTGAACAGCGTGGGCGGAGGAGAAGCAGGGACTGGAGCACCTGGGAGGTGGAGTAG